In a single window of the Clarias gariepinus isolate MV-2021 ecotype Netherlands chromosome 16, CGAR_prim_01v2, whole genome shotgun sequence genome:
- the LOC128544726 gene encoding ferritin, middle subunit-like, whose translation METQIRQNYHRDCEAAINKMINMELYASYTYTSMAYYFTRDDVALEGFAHFFKENAHEEREHAEKFMSLQNKRGGRIFLQDVKKPERDEWGNGLEAMQCALELEKKVNQALLDLHKLATDKGDPHLCDFLETHYLNEQVETIKKLGDHITNLTKMGAANDRMAEYLFDKHTLGEKS comes from the exons ATGGAGACTCAGATCCGTCAGAACTACCACCGCGACTGCGAAGCCGCCATTAACAAGATGATAAACATGGAGCTTTACGCCTCCTACACCTACACCTCCATG GCTTATTACTTTACTCGCGATGACGTCGCGCTCGAGGGCTTCGCGCATTTCTTCAAAGAGAACGCGCACGAGGAGCGCGAGCACGCCGAGAAGTTCATGTCGCTCCAGAACAAGAGAGGCGGCCGCATTTTCCTCCAGGACGTCAAG aaacCGGAGCGTGATGAGTGGGGCAATGGACTGGAGGCCATGCAGTGCGCTCTGGAGCTGGAGAAGAAGGTGAACCAGGCTCTGCTGGACCTGCACAAACTCGCCACTGATAAAGGAGATCCTCAT CTGTGTGACTTCCTGGAGACTCACTACCTGAACGAGCAGGTGGAGACCATCAAGAAACTGGGTGACCACATCACCAACCTCACCAAGATGGGTGCTGCCAACGACCGCATGGCCGAGTACCTGTTTGATAAACACACCCTGGGAGAGAAGAGTTAA
- the LOC128544758 gene encoding ferritin, middle subunit-like, protein METSQIRQNYHRDCEAAINKMINMELYASYTYTSMAYYFTRDDVALEGFAHFFKENAHEEREHAEKFMSLQNKRGGRIFLQDIKKPERDEWGNGLEAMQCALELEKKVNQALLDLHKLATDKGDPHLCDFLETHYLNEQVETIKKLGDHITNLTKMDAGNNRMAEYLFDKHTLGEKS, encoded by the exons ATGGAGACTTCTCAGATCCGTCAGAACTACCACCGCGACTGCGAGGCCGCCATTAACAAGATGATAAACATGGAGCTTTACGCCTCCTACACCTACACCTCCATG GCTTATTACTTTACTCGCGATGACGTCGCGCTCGAGGGCTTCGCGCATTTCTTCAAAGAGAACGCGCACGAGGAGCGCGAGCATGCCGAGAAGTTCATGTCGCTCCAGAACAAGAGAGGCGGCCGCATTTTCCTCCAGGACATCAAG aaacCGGAGCGTGATGAGTGGGGCAATGGACTGGAGGCCATGCAGTGCGCTCTGGAGCTGGAGAAGAAGGTGAACCAGGCTCTGCTGGACCTGCACAAACTCGCCACTGATAAAGGAGATCCTCAT CTGTGTGACTTCCTGGAGACTCACTACCTGAACGAGCAGGTGGAGACCATCAAGAAACTGGGTGACCACATCACCAACCTCACCAAGATGGATGCCGGGAACAACCGCATGGCCGAGTACCTGTTTGATAAACACACCCTGGGAGAGAAGAGTTAA